Proteins from one Rosa chinensis cultivar Old Blush chromosome 7, RchiOBHm-V2, whole genome shotgun sequence genomic window:
- the LOC112176986 gene encoding CBL-interacting serine/threonine-protein kinase 8 → MVVRKVGKYEIGRTIGEGTFAKVKFAQNTETGESVAMKIIDRSSIIKHKMVDQIKREISIMKLVRHPYVVRLHEVLASRTKIYIILEFITGGELFDKIVHHGRLSEAEARRFFQQLVDGVDYCHSKGVYHRDLKPENLLLDSLGNLRISDFGLSALPEQGVSLLRTTCGTPNYVAPEVLSHKGYDGAVADVWSCGVILYVLMAGYLPFDELDLTTLYSKIEKAQFSCPTWFPVGAKSLIHSILDPNPATRITIEQIRNDEWFQKNYVAPKILEYEDVNLDDVNAVFDETEEQRDSEHQSNEDMSPLVLNAFDLIILSQGLNLSTMFDRGKDCMKYQTRFVSQKPAKVVLSSMEVVAQSMGFKTHIRNYKMRVEGLSANKTSHFSIILEIFELAPTYYMVDIQKAAGDASEFLKFYKNFCSNLEDIIWKPPTESSKSKISRSKSKKH, encoded by the exons ATGGTGGTCAGGAAAGTGGGTAAGTATGAAATTGGGAGGACGATCGGCGAAGGAACCTTTGCGAAGGTGAAGTTTGCTCAGAACACTGAGACAGGTGAGAGTGTGGCCATGAAGATAATCGATCGGAGTTCCATCATCAAGCACAAGATGGTCGACCAG ATCAAGAGGGAGATATCAATAATGAAGCTTGTGAGGCATCCCTATGTAGTTCGTTTGCACGAG GTTCTAGCGAGTCGGACCAAGATTTATATAATATTGGAGTTCATTACGGGTGGTGAATTGTTTGATAAAATC GTTCATCATGGACGTCTTAGCGAAGCTGAAGCCAGGAGATTCTTCCAACAGCTTGTTGATGGAGTGGATTATTGCCACAGCAAGGGAGTGTATCATAGAGATTTAAAG CCGGAAAATCTTTTGCTTGATTCTCTTGGAAATTTAAGAATTTCAGATTTCGGGCTGAGTGCATTGCCTGAACAA GGAGTCAGCCTCCTTCGCACAACTTGTGGGACCCCTAACTATGTTGCACCTGAG GTCCTCAGTCACAAGGGTTATGATGGTGCCGTGGCAGATGTTTGGTCCTGTGGGGTCATCCTTTATGTTCTCATGGCTGGATATCTTCCATTTGATGAGCTTGACCTGACCACACTATATAGTAAG ATTGAGAAAGCACAGTTCTCATGCCCAACTTGGTTTCCAGTGGGAGCAAAATCCTTGATTCATAGCATTCTGGATCCAAATCCTGCAACT CGTATTACGATTGAACAGATCAGAAATGATGAGTGGTTTCAGAAAAATTATGTTGCTCCCAAAATATTAGAATATGAAGATGTAAATCTGGATGATGTAAATGCTGTCTTCGATGAGACCGAG GAACAAAGGGATAGCGAGCACCAGAGCAATGAGGACATGAGTCCTTTAGTTCTTAATGCATTTGACTTGATCATCTTATCTCAAGGCCTAAACCTTTCAACAATGTTTGACCGTGGCAAG GATTGTATGAAGTATCAGACACGCTTTGTCTCACAAAAGCCAGCAAAGGTCGTACTATCAAGTATGGAAGTTGTTGCCCAATCAATGGGTTTCAAGACACACATTCGTAACTATAAG ATGCGAGTGGAGGGTCTTTCGGCAAATAAAACTTCTCATTTCTCCATTATTCTCGAA ATCTTTGAACTCGCTCCAACCTATTACATGGTAGACATTCAGAAAGCTGCTGGAGATGCTAGTGAATTCCTCAAG TTTTACAAGAACTTTTGTAGCAATCTTGAGGATATCATTTGGAAACCGCCTACTGAATCTAGCAAATCGAAAATCAGCAGGAGTAAAAGTAAAAAGCATTGA
- the LOC112176985 gene encoding hexose carrier protein HEX6 isoform X1: MAAGLAITSEYRHYNGKLTLIVVISCMVAAMGGIIFGYDIGISGGVTSMEPFLKKFFPEVYRKMKEDTKVSNYCKFDSHLLTTFTSSLYIAGLVASFFASSITGAFGRKPSILVAGASFLAGSALGGAAVNLFMLISGRILLGIGVGFGNQAVPLYLSEMAPPTFRGAINIGFQLCVGIGVLSANLINFGTEKIRSGWGWRISLAMAAVPAALLTLGALFLPETPNSLIQRTNDHERAKLMLQRTRGMVDVQAELDDLIEASNKSKTIDHPFRKIVQRKYRPQLVMALAIPFFQQLTGINVISFYAPILFRTLGLSESMSLLSAVISTGVVGTAATFLSMLMVDKLGRRALFQIGGIQMFLSQIIVGSIMAAKLGDVGGLSKVYAYLVLFFVCIYVAGFAWSWGPLGWLIPSEIFPLEIRSAGQSITVAVNFLFTFGIAQTFLSMLCCFKSGIFFFFGGWVMVMTAFVYFLLPETTNIPIEKMDEVWGEHWFWKRIVGEVREDIKL, encoded by the exons ATGGCAGCCGGGTTAGCGATAACAAGTGAATACAGGCATTACAATGGCAAGTTGACCCTGATTGTGGTAATATCTTGCATGGTTGCTGCCATGGGAGGTATCATTTTCGGCTATGATATTGGAATTTCAG GTGGAGTGACTTCAATGGAACCATTTCTGAAGAAATTTTTCCCAGAGGTTTACAGAAAGATGAAAGAAGACACGAAAGTCAGCAACTACTGCAAATTTGATAGCCATCTTTTAACCACGTTTACATCCTCTCTCTACATAGCTGGCCTTGTAGCTTCCTTCTTTGCCTCTTCTATAACCGGAGCATTTGGCCGCAAGCCTTCGATCCTGGTAGCTGGTGCCTCATTCCTTGCTGGTTCGGCTCTAGGTGGCGCAGCTGTTAACTTGTTCATGCTAATATCTGGTCGCATCTTGCTTGGTATTGGAGTTGGCTTTGGAAACCAG GCAGTCCCACTTTATCTCTCAGAAATGGCACCACCAACATTCAGAGGAGCAATCAACATAGGCTTCCAATTATGTGTTGGCATTGGAGTACTATCAGCTAACCTCATCAACTTTGGCACTGAAAAGATCAGAAGCGGCTGGGGTTGGCGAATCTCCCTAGCCATGGCAGCAGTTCCAGCTGCATTACTAACACTAGGTGCTCTTTTCCTACCAGAAACACCAAACAGCTTAATCCAACGCACAAATGACCACGAAAGGGCCAAGCTGATGCTACAACGTACACGAGGAATGGTGGATGTGCAAGCGGAACTGGATGATCTCATTGAAGCAAGTAACAAATCAAAAACAATCGATCACCCTTTCAGGAAAATTGTACAAAGAAAGTATAGGCCTCAACTTGTTATGGCATTAGCTATACCATTCTTTCAACAGCTGACTGGAATAAACGTCATCTCTTTCTATGCTCCAATCCTCTTTCGGACACTCGGTTTAAGTGAAAGCATGTCACTTTTGTCTGCAGTCATTAGCACAGGAGTGGTGGGTACTGCAGCAACCTTCCTATCAATGCTTATGGTGGACAAACTAGGACGAAGAGCTTTGTTCCAAATAGGGGGTATTCAGATGTTTTTGTCCCAaatcatagtaggcagcattaTGGCAGCTAAGCTTGGTGACGTTGGTGGCTTGAGCAAAGTATATGCATATTTGGTTCTGTTCTTCGTATGTATATACGTAGCTGGGTTTGCGTGGTCATGGGGGCCCTTAGGATGGTTGATTCCGAGTGAAATTTTTCCGTTGGAGATTCGATCAGCTGGACAAAGTATTACAGTGGCAGTGAACTTTCTATTCACTTTTGGTATTGCTCAGACATTTCTTTCTATGCTTTGCTGCTTCAAGTCTggtatcttctttttctttggaggATGGGTGATGGTAATGACTGCATTTGTGTACTTCTTGTTGCCTGAGACTACAAATATTCCTATTGAGAAAATGGATGAAGTGTGGGGAGAGCATTGGTTTTGGAAGAGGATTGTGGGTGAAGTGAGGGAGGACATTAAGCTGTAA
- the LOC112176985 gene encoding hexose carrier protein HEX6 isoform X2, which yields MKEDTKVSNYCKFDSHLLTTFTSSLYIAGLVASFFASSITGAFGRKPSILVAGASFLAGSALGGAAVNLFMLISGRILLGIGVGFGNQAVPLYLSEMAPPTFRGAINIGFQLCVGIGVLSANLINFGTEKIRSGWGWRISLAMAAVPAALLTLGALFLPETPNSLIQRTNDHERAKLMLQRTRGMVDVQAELDDLIEASNKSKTIDHPFRKIVQRKYRPQLVMALAIPFFQQLTGINVISFYAPILFRTLGLSESMSLLSAVISTGVVGTAATFLSMLMVDKLGRRALFQIGGIQMFLSQIIVGSIMAAKLGDVGGLSKVYAYLVLFFVCIYVAGFAWSWGPLGWLIPSEIFPLEIRSAGQSITVAVNFLFTFGIAQTFLSMLCCFKSGIFFFFGGWVMVMTAFVYFLLPETTNIPIEKMDEVWGEHWFWKRIVGEVREDIKL from the exons ATGAAAGAAGACACGAAAGTCAGCAACTACTGCAAATTTGATAGCCATCTTTTAACCACGTTTACATCCTCTCTCTACATAGCTGGCCTTGTAGCTTCCTTCTTTGCCTCTTCTATAACCGGAGCATTTGGCCGCAAGCCTTCGATCCTGGTAGCTGGTGCCTCATTCCTTGCTGGTTCGGCTCTAGGTGGCGCAGCTGTTAACTTGTTCATGCTAATATCTGGTCGCATCTTGCTTGGTATTGGAGTTGGCTTTGGAAACCAG GCAGTCCCACTTTATCTCTCAGAAATGGCACCACCAACATTCAGAGGAGCAATCAACATAGGCTTCCAATTATGTGTTGGCATTGGAGTACTATCAGCTAACCTCATCAACTTTGGCACTGAAAAGATCAGAAGCGGCTGGGGTTGGCGAATCTCCCTAGCCATGGCAGCAGTTCCAGCTGCATTACTAACACTAGGTGCTCTTTTCCTACCAGAAACACCAAACAGCTTAATCCAACGCACAAATGACCACGAAAGGGCCAAGCTGATGCTACAACGTACACGAGGAATGGTGGATGTGCAAGCGGAACTGGATGATCTCATTGAAGCAAGTAACAAATCAAAAACAATCGATCACCCTTTCAGGAAAATTGTACAAAGAAAGTATAGGCCTCAACTTGTTATGGCATTAGCTATACCATTCTTTCAACAGCTGACTGGAATAAACGTCATCTCTTTCTATGCTCCAATCCTCTTTCGGACACTCGGTTTAAGTGAAAGCATGTCACTTTTGTCTGCAGTCATTAGCACAGGAGTGGTGGGTACTGCAGCAACCTTCCTATCAATGCTTATGGTGGACAAACTAGGACGAAGAGCTTTGTTCCAAATAGGGGGTATTCAGATGTTTTTGTCCCAaatcatagtaggcagcattaTGGCAGCTAAGCTTGGTGACGTTGGTGGCTTGAGCAAAGTATATGCATATTTGGTTCTGTTCTTCGTATGTATATACGTAGCTGGGTTTGCGTGGTCATGGGGGCCCTTAGGATGGTTGATTCCGAGTGAAATTTTTCCGTTGGAGATTCGATCAGCTGGACAAAGTATTACAGTGGCAGTGAACTTTCTATTCACTTTTGGTATTGCTCAGACATTTCTTTCTATGCTTTGCTGCTTCAAGTCTggtatcttctttttctttggaggATGGGTGATGGTAATGACTGCATTTGTGTACTTCTTGTTGCCTGAGACTACAAATATTCCTATTGAGAAAATGGATGAAGTGTGGGGAGAGCATTGGTTTTGGAAGAGGATTGTGGGTGAAGTGAGGGAGGACATTAAGCTGTAA
- the LOC112175894 gene encoding pentatricopeptide repeat-containing protein At3g24000, mitochondrial isoform X2: protein MASLPSVAVSGNIKLDQDFRKHPTSFISSEKSGIANVSYQKSQTIVNSDGSSEPRSLDFREALVMIREGSKVESSYYVPLLQECIDRNSASDAQVVHGHIIKTGSHQDLFVTTFLVNVYAKCRIMENARKVFDKLSRRNVVSWTALMSGYVHNSRPELSIRVFLEMLEAGAYPTNYTLGIVLNASSTLYSIELGKQLHAYSIKYQIDFDTSIGNSLCSLYSKCGNLESAFKAFKKIKEKNVISWTSAISACGDNGDASKGLAFFTEMLSEGIEPNEYTLTSALSLCCTMLSLGAGIQIHSLVIKLGYELNLPVRNAIMYLYLKCGMVNEARKLFNGMEAMSLITWNAMIAGHAQIIDLAEDDLSAYQSGTEALNIFLKLNRSGVKPDLFTFSSILTVCSSMVALEQGEQVHAQSIKSGFLSDIVVATALVNMYNKCGSIEKASKVFIEMSTRTLISWTSMIAGFAQHGRTQQALQLFEDMRIAGVRPNQVTFVSVLSACSHAGMVNEALGYFESMKKDYRIKPVMDHYACLIDMFVRLGRLDEAFGLVKKMDFEPNEFIWSTLVAGCRTHGNLDRGFYAAERLLKLKPKDTETYVMLLNMYISVERWKDVSRVRKMMKEEKLGKLEEWSWITIKDKVHSFKPNDKSHPQSEDVQKYVESLTDQVKSLGYKAVESLELTDEDAETTLFSSTSFHSEKLAIAFGLLNTPNAAPIRVIKNISMCRDCHNFVKFISLLTSREIIIRDSKCLHKFVNGKCSCGDFGALL, encoded by the exons ATGGCTTCTCTACCTTCAGTTGCTGTTAGTGGCAATATCAAGCTTGACCAAGACTTCAGAAAACACCCCACAAGTTTTATTTCTTCCGAAAAG AGTGGAATTGCAAACGTGTCTTATCAGAAAAGTCAGACCATCGTAAATTCGGATGGAAGTTCAGAACCCAGGTCTCTGGACTTCCGAGAAGCTCTTGTGATGATTCGAGAGGGTTCTAAGGTTGAGTCCTCTTACTATGTCCCTCTCTTGCAAGAATGTATAGACCGGAATTCGGCCTCCGATGCGCAAGTTGTGCATGGCCACATCATTAAGACAGGAAGCCACCAAGATTTGTTTGTCACAACTTTCCTTGTCAATGTTTATGCAAAGTGTAGAATCATGGAAAATGCTCGTAAAGTTTTTGACAAATTGTCTCGAAGAAATGTTGTTTCGTGGACAGCTTTGATGTCGGGTTATGTTCACAATTCGCGGCCAGAACTTTCCATTCGGGTTTTCCTAGAAATGTTGGAGGCTGGGGCTTATCCTACCAATTACACTCTAGGAATTGTTTTGAATGCTTCTTCTACCTTGTACTCGATTGAGTTAGGGAAGCAATTGCATGCCTACAGCATCAAATACCAGATTGACTTTGATACCAGTATTGGAAACTCTCTTTGCAGTTTATACTCCAAATGTGGAAACTTGGAATCTGCTTTTAAAGCATTTAAgaaaattaaggaaaagaatgTGATCTCTTGGACTTCAGCTATATCTGCCTGTGGTGATAATGGAGATGCTTCAAAGGGTTTGGCATTTTTCACTGAAATGCTTTCGGAGGGAATCGAGCCTAATGAGTACACCCTGACCAGTGCCTTGAGCTTGTGTTGTACAATGCTGTCTTTGGGTGCAGGGATACAAATCCATTCCTTAGTCATTAAACTTGGCTATGAATTGAACCTTCCAGTGAGAAATGCAATCATGTATTTGTACCTCAAATGTGGCATGGTAAATGAGGCTAGAAAGTTGTTTAATGGAATGGAAGCTATGAGCTTGATTACATGGAATGCAATGATTGCAGGCCATGCCCAAATTATTGATCTTGCAGAAGATGATCTTTCAGCATACCAAAGTGGAACTGAAGCACTTAACATTTTCTTGAAATTGAATCGCTCTGGGGTAAAACCTGATTTATTCACCTTCTCAAGTATCTTAACTGTATGTAGTAGTATGGTGGCTTTAGAACAGGGAGAACAGGTTCATGCTCAGAGCATTAAAAGCGGGTTTCTCTCAGATATTGTAGTAGCGACTGCGCTAGTCAATATGTACAATAAATGTGGAAGCATTGAGAAAGCAAGTAAAGTTTTCATAGAGATGTCTACAAGAACGTTGATATCATGGACTAGTATGATTGCAGGTTTTGCACAGCATGGCCGGACTCAGCAAGCACTGCAGCTCTTTGAGGATATGAGAATTGCAGGAGTTAGACCAAATCAGGTTACTTTTGTGAGTGTTCTATCAGCTTGTAGCCATGCTGGAATGGTCAATGAAGCACTTGGTTACTTTGAGTCCATGAAAAAGGACTACAGGATCAAACCAGTGATGGACCATTATGCCTGCTTGATTGATATGTTCGTGAGGTTGGGTCGGTTAGATGAAGCCTTTGGTCTTGTCAAAAAAATGGATTTTGAACCGAATGAGTTTATATGGTCAACCTTGGTTGCAGGTTGTAGAACTCATGGGAATTTAGATAGGGGATTTTATGCTGCTGAACGGTTGCTCAAACTCAAACCAAAAGATACAGAGACTTATGTCATGTTGTTGAACATGTACATCTCTGTAGAAAGATGGAAGGATGTATCTAGGGTGAGAAAAATGATGAAAGAGGAGAAGCTTGGGAAGCTAGAGGAGTGGAGCTGGATTACCATTAAAGACAAGGTTCATTCATTCAAACCCAATGATAAATCTCATCCTCAAAGTGAAGATGTTCAAAAATACGTTGAAAGTTTGACTGATCAAGTCAAGAGTCTTGGATACAAGGCAGTAGAAAGTTTGGAATTAACTGATGAAGACGCAGAAACGACTTTATTCTCTTCTACATCTTTCCACAGTGAAAAGTTGGCAATTGCTTTTGGATTGTTGAACACGCCAAATGCTGCGCCAATTCGGGTCATCAAGAATATCAGTATGTGCAGGGATTGCCATAATTTTGTTAAGTTCATATCATTACTGACTTCTAGGGAAATAATCATTCGAGATAGCAAGTGCCTTCACAAGTTTGTGAATGGAAAATGTTCATGTGGGGATTTTGGAGCTCTTCTTTGA
- the LOC112175894 gene encoding pentatricopeptide repeat-containing protein At2g22070 isoform X3, with translation MSGYVHNSRPELSIRVFLEMLEAGAYPTNYTLGIVLNASSTLYSIELGKQLHAYSIKYQIDFDTSIGNSLCSLYSKCGNLESAFKAFKKIKEKNVISWTSAISACGDNGDASKGLAFFTEMLSEGIEPNEYTLTSALSLCCTMLSLGAGIQIHSLVIKLGYELNLPVRNAIMYLYLKCGMVNEARKLFNGMEAMSLITWNAMIAGHAQIIDLAEDDLSAYQSGTEALNIFLKLNRSGVKPDLFTFSSILTVCSSMVALEQGEQVHAQSIKSGFLSDIVVATALVNMYNKCGSIEKASKVFIEMSTRTLISWTSMIAGFAQHGRTQQALQLFEDMRIAGVRPNQVTFVSVLSACSHAGMVNEALGYFESMKKDYRIKPVMDHYACLIDMFVRLGRLDEAFGLVKKMDFEPNEFIWSTLVAGCRTHGNLDRGFYAAERLLKLKPKDTETYVMLLNMYISVERWKDVSRVRKMMKEEKLGKLEEWSWITIKDKVHSFKPNDKSHPQSEDVQKYVESLTDQVKSLGYKAVESLELTDEDAETTLFSSTSFHSEKLAIAFGLLNTPNAAPIRVIKNISMCRDCHNFVKFISLLTSREIIIRDSKCLHKFVNGKCSCGDFGALL, from the coding sequence ATGTCGGGTTATGTTCACAATTCGCGGCCAGAACTTTCCATTCGGGTTTTCCTAGAAATGTTGGAGGCTGGGGCTTATCCTACCAATTACACTCTAGGAATTGTTTTGAATGCTTCTTCTACCTTGTACTCGATTGAGTTAGGGAAGCAATTGCATGCCTACAGCATCAAATACCAGATTGACTTTGATACCAGTATTGGAAACTCTCTTTGCAGTTTATACTCCAAATGTGGAAACTTGGAATCTGCTTTTAAAGCATTTAAgaaaattaaggaaaagaatgTGATCTCTTGGACTTCAGCTATATCTGCCTGTGGTGATAATGGAGATGCTTCAAAGGGTTTGGCATTTTTCACTGAAATGCTTTCGGAGGGAATCGAGCCTAATGAGTACACCCTGACCAGTGCCTTGAGCTTGTGTTGTACAATGCTGTCTTTGGGTGCAGGGATACAAATCCATTCCTTAGTCATTAAACTTGGCTATGAATTGAACCTTCCAGTGAGAAATGCAATCATGTATTTGTACCTCAAATGTGGCATGGTAAATGAGGCTAGAAAGTTGTTTAATGGAATGGAAGCTATGAGCTTGATTACATGGAATGCAATGATTGCAGGCCATGCCCAAATTATTGATCTTGCAGAAGATGATCTTTCAGCATACCAAAGTGGAACTGAAGCACTTAACATTTTCTTGAAATTGAATCGCTCTGGGGTAAAACCTGATTTATTCACCTTCTCAAGTATCTTAACTGTATGTAGTAGTATGGTGGCTTTAGAACAGGGAGAACAGGTTCATGCTCAGAGCATTAAAAGCGGGTTTCTCTCAGATATTGTAGTAGCGACTGCGCTAGTCAATATGTACAATAAATGTGGAAGCATTGAGAAAGCAAGTAAAGTTTTCATAGAGATGTCTACAAGAACGTTGATATCATGGACTAGTATGATTGCAGGTTTTGCACAGCATGGCCGGACTCAGCAAGCACTGCAGCTCTTTGAGGATATGAGAATTGCAGGAGTTAGACCAAATCAGGTTACTTTTGTGAGTGTTCTATCAGCTTGTAGCCATGCTGGAATGGTCAATGAAGCACTTGGTTACTTTGAGTCCATGAAAAAGGACTACAGGATCAAACCAGTGATGGACCATTATGCCTGCTTGATTGATATGTTCGTGAGGTTGGGTCGGTTAGATGAAGCCTTTGGTCTTGTCAAAAAAATGGATTTTGAACCGAATGAGTTTATATGGTCAACCTTGGTTGCAGGTTGTAGAACTCATGGGAATTTAGATAGGGGATTTTATGCTGCTGAACGGTTGCTCAAACTCAAACCAAAAGATACAGAGACTTATGTCATGTTGTTGAACATGTACATCTCTGTAGAAAGATGGAAGGATGTATCTAGGGTGAGAAAAATGATGAAAGAGGAGAAGCTTGGGAAGCTAGAGGAGTGGAGCTGGATTACCATTAAAGACAAGGTTCATTCATTCAAACCCAATGATAAATCTCATCCTCAAAGTGAAGATGTTCAAAAATACGTTGAAAGTTTGACTGATCAAGTCAAGAGTCTTGGATACAAGGCAGTAGAAAGTTTGGAATTAACTGATGAAGACGCAGAAACGACTTTATTCTCTTCTACATCTTTCCACAGTGAAAAGTTGGCAATTGCTTTTGGATTGTTGAACACGCCAAATGCTGCGCCAATTCGGGTCATCAAGAATATCAGTATGTGCAGGGATTGCCATAATTTTGTTAAGTTCATATCATTACTGACTTCTAGGGAAATAATCATTCGAGATAGCAAGTGCCTTCACAAGTTTGTGAATGGAAAATGTTCATGTGGGGATTTTGGAGCTCTTCTTTGA
- the LOC112175894 gene encoding pentatricopeptide repeat-containing protein At3g24000, mitochondrial isoform X1, which translates to MASLPSVAVSGNIKLDQDFRKHPTSFISSEKNLFLVSQSGIANVSYQKSQTIVNSDGSSEPRSLDFREALVMIREGSKVESSYYVPLLQECIDRNSASDAQVVHGHIIKTGSHQDLFVTTFLVNVYAKCRIMENARKVFDKLSRRNVVSWTALMSGYVHNSRPELSIRVFLEMLEAGAYPTNYTLGIVLNASSTLYSIELGKQLHAYSIKYQIDFDTSIGNSLCSLYSKCGNLESAFKAFKKIKEKNVISWTSAISACGDNGDASKGLAFFTEMLSEGIEPNEYTLTSALSLCCTMLSLGAGIQIHSLVIKLGYELNLPVRNAIMYLYLKCGMVNEARKLFNGMEAMSLITWNAMIAGHAQIIDLAEDDLSAYQSGTEALNIFLKLNRSGVKPDLFTFSSILTVCSSMVALEQGEQVHAQSIKSGFLSDIVVATALVNMYNKCGSIEKASKVFIEMSTRTLISWTSMIAGFAQHGRTQQALQLFEDMRIAGVRPNQVTFVSVLSACSHAGMVNEALGYFESMKKDYRIKPVMDHYACLIDMFVRLGRLDEAFGLVKKMDFEPNEFIWSTLVAGCRTHGNLDRGFYAAERLLKLKPKDTETYVMLLNMYISVERWKDVSRVRKMMKEEKLGKLEEWSWITIKDKVHSFKPNDKSHPQSEDVQKYVESLTDQVKSLGYKAVESLELTDEDAETTLFSSTSFHSEKLAIAFGLLNTPNAAPIRVIKNISMCRDCHNFVKFISLLTSREIIIRDSKCLHKFVNGKCSCGDFGALL; encoded by the exons ATGGCTTCTCTACCTTCAGTTGCTGTTAGTGGCAATATCAAGCTTGACCAAGACTTCAGAAAACACCCCACAAGTTTTATTTCTTCCGAAAAG AATCTGTTTTTGGTATCTCAGAGTGGAATTGCAAACGTGTCTTATCAGAAAAGTCAGACCATCGTAAATTCGGATGGAAGTTCAGAACCCAGGTCTCTGGACTTCCGAGAAGCTCTTGTGATGATTCGAGAGGGTTCTAAGGTTGAGTCCTCTTACTATGTCCCTCTCTTGCAAGAATGTATAGACCGGAATTCGGCCTCCGATGCGCAAGTTGTGCATGGCCACATCATTAAGACAGGAAGCCACCAAGATTTGTTTGTCACAACTTTCCTTGTCAATGTTTATGCAAAGTGTAGAATCATGGAAAATGCTCGTAAAGTTTTTGACAAATTGTCTCGAAGAAATGTTGTTTCGTGGACAGCTTTGATGTCGGGTTATGTTCACAATTCGCGGCCAGAACTTTCCATTCGGGTTTTCCTAGAAATGTTGGAGGCTGGGGCTTATCCTACCAATTACACTCTAGGAATTGTTTTGAATGCTTCTTCTACCTTGTACTCGATTGAGTTAGGGAAGCAATTGCATGCCTACAGCATCAAATACCAGATTGACTTTGATACCAGTATTGGAAACTCTCTTTGCAGTTTATACTCCAAATGTGGAAACTTGGAATCTGCTTTTAAAGCATTTAAgaaaattaaggaaaagaatgTGATCTCTTGGACTTCAGCTATATCTGCCTGTGGTGATAATGGAGATGCTTCAAAGGGTTTGGCATTTTTCACTGAAATGCTTTCGGAGGGAATCGAGCCTAATGAGTACACCCTGACCAGTGCCTTGAGCTTGTGTTGTACAATGCTGTCTTTGGGTGCAGGGATACAAATCCATTCCTTAGTCATTAAACTTGGCTATGAATTGAACCTTCCAGTGAGAAATGCAATCATGTATTTGTACCTCAAATGTGGCATGGTAAATGAGGCTAGAAAGTTGTTTAATGGAATGGAAGCTATGAGCTTGATTACATGGAATGCAATGATTGCAGGCCATGCCCAAATTATTGATCTTGCAGAAGATGATCTTTCAGCATACCAAAGTGGAACTGAAGCACTTAACATTTTCTTGAAATTGAATCGCTCTGGGGTAAAACCTGATTTATTCACCTTCTCAAGTATCTTAACTGTATGTAGTAGTATGGTGGCTTTAGAACAGGGAGAACAGGTTCATGCTCAGAGCATTAAAAGCGGGTTTCTCTCAGATATTGTAGTAGCGACTGCGCTAGTCAATATGTACAATAAATGTGGAAGCATTGAGAAAGCAAGTAAAGTTTTCATAGAGATGTCTACAAGAACGTTGATATCATGGACTAGTATGATTGCAGGTTTTGCACAGCATGGCCGGACTCAGCAAGCACTGCAGCTCTTTGAGGATATGAGAATTGCAGGAGTTAGACCAAATCAGGTTACTTTTGTGAGTGTTCTATCAGCTTGTAGCCATGCTGGAATGGTCAATGAAGCACTTGGTTACTTTGAGTCCATGAAAAAGGACTACAGGATCAAACCAGTGATGGACCATTATGCCTGCTTGATTGATATGTTCGTGAGGTTGGGTCGGTTAGATGAAGCCTTTGGTCTTGTCAAAAAAATGGATTTTGAACCGAATGAGTTTATATGGTCAACCTTGGTTGCAGGTTGTAGAACTCATGGGAATTTAGATAGGGGATTTTATGCTGCTGAACGGTTGCTCAAACTCAAACCAAAAGATACAGAGACTTATGTCATGTTGTTGAACATGTACATCTCTGTAGAAAGATGGAAGGATGTATCTAGGGTGAGAAAAATGATGAAAGAGGAGAAGCTTGGGAAGCTAGAGGAGTGGAGCTGGATTACCATTAAAGACAAGGTTCATTCATTCAAACCCAATGATAAATCTCATCCTCAAAGTGAAGATGTTCAAAAATACGTTGAAAGTTTGACTGATCAAGTCAAGAGTCTTGGATACAAGGCAGTAGAAAGTTTGGAATTAACTGATGAAGACGCAGAAACGACTTTATTCTCTTCTACATCTTTCCACAGTGAAAAGTTGGCAATTGCTTTTGGATTGTTGAACACGCCAAATGCTGCGCCAATTCGGGTCATCAAGAATATCAGTATGTGCAGGGATTGCCATAATTTTGTTAAGTTCATATCATTACTGACTTCTAGGGAAATAATCATTCGAGATAGCAAGTGCCTTCACAAGTTTGTGAATGGAAAATGTTCATGTGGGGATTTTGGAGCTCTTCTTTGA